The genomic interval AACCACAACTCTCGGCCGCATCGGACGAACCAGAAATCGTAGACCTCACGAGGCGTGCGGATCGCGGTCATGCTTTTCTCCTCCCCTAGCGTTAGATTGTTGATGTTATTGCGGTAAGTGATTGTAAAACGAAAACCGTAGTTGCAGCCCCCCTCATCCGCCTACCGGCACCTTCTCCCCGCTGGGGAGAAGAGACTCGCAGCGGCGCCTCACGCCCCTTCTCCCCGCCTGGGAGAAGGTGGCCCGTAGGGTCGGATAGGGGGCCACAGGCACAGTTCCCAATACCAGCGACAATTCCTATTTCCCGTCCTGCAACGAGAACATCAGCCTCGCCCTCGTCCCGTCATGCCCGGGATCATATGCAAAATCCGATTTCAGGCTGGCGGCCATCGCCGTCAGGATGCGTGTGCCGAGCCCCGTACCTTGGGCCGGGCTCTCCGGGTCGAAGCCGGCGCCGTCATCCTCGACAATGACATGCAACGCCTCTTCCGTTCGGTAGACGAGGACGCGGATCTCGCCCGAGACGCTGTCGGGATAGGCATATTTGAAAGCATTGGTGACCAGTTCGCTGACGATCAACCCGAGCGTGATCACCTTGTCGGTCGCGAGATTGATCGGCGCAGCGCTCAGTACGATACGGTGCGGCCGCTTGTCGTCGCGCATCGAAGCTTCAAGCTCGGTCAGCAGGCTATTCAGATATTCGTCGACCTGCACCGAGCCCACCTGCCGGTTGGTATAGAGGCGGCGATGAACACTGGCGATGGCGTTGATGCGCATCTGCGTTTCGTGCAGCGCGTCGATCGCCACCTGGTCCTTGGTCATCGAGGATTGCATGCGGATCAGCGCGCCGACGAGGCCGAGGCTGTTGGCAATACGGTGATTGACCTCGGCCAGCAGCATTTCCGCAAGATCGCGCTGTTGCCGGATCACCTCCTGCGCCTGTGCCGTTTCGCGACGAAAACGCGCCCGCTCCAACGCCTGTTCGAGAGCGGCGGCGAGCAGGTCGAAATAATCGGCCGAAATCCCCTTCAGCATGTAATCGTCAGCGCCCGCCTTCAGCGCCGCGACCGCGATGCCGGTGTCGTCCGATCCCGTGGCATAGATGACCGGTGGATGGTCCGGCATATCAGTGATGCAGGGCAGGATATCCAGTCCGACCTCGCCGCTCAGCAGATGATCGAGCACCACGGCGTCGATGCCGCCTTCGCCGAGTCGTGCAAGGCCGGCGGCGCCATTCCTGGCCCACTCGACCGAAAAGCCGCGCCGCGCAAGGTTTTTCTGCATCAGGAGGGCAAGTCCCTCGTCGTCGTCGATATAGAGGATGTGGATCAGCCCATCCGCATCGCCGCTAGAATTGCACATTCCGTCTCCCGGCGTTCTCTCTAAGCAACGACTGCTCGCAAGCATCCGAGTCGTCAGCATGGCAATGTCGTATTGCATTGACCGCGCGAGGTAAACAGCGACGGTCCTTGCTCTTTGTCGCAGGCGGCGGAAGCGGCATGCCGGGAAGCCGGCATGTTCGGAAGCCGTCGAATCGTTGGAAACGAAAATGCGGAAATGACTGCAATCACCGCGAAGTCATCCGATTGGTTTTGCGGGCTACGCTAATTTTGCTGGAATTTCCGGTGGCCGGAAACTTCGGCGCCCGCCTCCTTCGGTAACTGGAGGAAGCGCAGCGACGAGACGATCCCCATCGCGCCGACCACGACGAAGGCCCACCGGAAATCGGCGAGAGCGAGATTGTCGGCGCCTCGGAGAGCCGAGGAAATGTTGAGCACCGCGGCAGCGACGGCTACGCCGAGCAGCATCGATACCTGCTGCAGCATGCTCGACAGCGTCGAGGCCGAGCTTCGCTGCGCCGGCCCGATATCGGCGAAGGCGAGCGTATTGAGCGCCGTGAATTCCATCGACCGCGACAGGCCAGCGAGAAAAAGCAGCGCATGCATGAAAAAAGGCGGCGTGTCGGGCGTCAGGAAACCACAGGCGACGATCGAAAGCGCCGCGATCAGCCCGTTGATCCCGAGCACGGTGCGGAAGCCGAAGTAGCGCAAGAGCGGCGTCGTCACCGCCTTCATGCTGAAATTGCCGAGGAAATAAACGAGGAGATAGGTGCCGGCGGCAATCGAGCTCAGTCCGAAGCCGAGCTGGAACAGAAGCGGCAGCAGGAAAGGCGTCGCGTTGATCGCCGTCCGGCAGGCGGTGCCTGCCGAGAGCGTCGACATGGAGAAGGTCTGGACGCGGAAGGCCGAGAGATCGAGCAGCGGATTGTCAGTGGCGAGGAAGTGCCGCGTCGCCATGATCGACAGCACGATGCCGGCCGCCAGCATGGATAGGACGGGCCAGAGCCCGCCTTCCCATTTGACCGAAAGCTCAAGCGCGGCAAGCAGGAAGGTCAGCCCCGCCGCGCTCAGGATGAAGCCGAAGAAATCCAGCCGACCCGGATCGGTCTCGCGCTGTTCGGGCACGAAGCGCAGCACCAGCCCCATGCCGATGATGCCGATCGGAATATTGATCAGGAAGTTCCAATGCCAGCTGGCATAGGTGGTGATGAAGCCGCCGAGCAGCGGTCCGACCACCGGCGCCGTCAGCGCGGGCCAGGTGATCAGTGCAATCGCCTGGACAAGTTCGGACTTGCGGGCGTTCTTCAGCACGATGATGCCCCCGACCGGCGTCATCAGCGCGCTGCCCGCCCCCTGCAGTGCACGCCACAGCACGAATTCCGTCAGGCTGCCGGAGAGGCCGCAGAAGAGCGAGGCTCCGGTGAAGACGCCGATCGACACCAGGAAGACGCGGCGCGCGCCGAACCTGTCGCCGAGCCATCCGGAGAGCGGAATGAAAGCCGCCATCGTCAGCATGTAAACGGTGATGCCGATGCTCATCGACACCGGCTGCACGTTAAAGCTTGCCGCCATTTGCGGCAGCGAGGTCGCGACGATCGTGCCGTCGAGGATCTGCATGAAGAAGGAAACGGCAACGACCAGTGCCACAATCTTCGCCTGGCGGCCGTTTGCCGCCTCTTGTCCCTGCTCGCTCGTCTCTGCCGTGGTCATGGATCTGCCAATGAAAATTCCGGATGACGCGGCAGGGAAGCGGGAGGAAGCCGATCGGAGATCTGCCGCGAGGCGAGCGCGGTTGAACCACGCACTGGCTGAATACGCTCGTTGCGTCAGGCCGGAAAGGCTAAATCTCGCACTACGCCGGAATATTCCCGAGGCCGGCATGGACAAAAGAAAAAGGCCCCACCGGAGGCGAGGCCAAGTTTGAACCGCTCCCGGGAAAACAGGAGCGGCGTCGAGGTCCATAACTTGCGATCCATCCGCCGGCGAGGCCGGATTTCGTCGTATCAGTACGCCTGCACGGGAAATTTTCACGAGGCGCCCGGAGATTGGTCGAAACAGGGCCGGCAGCACCTGTGCGCCGCAGCACTAATATTCCTTGCAATGTTTATAAAATGAGCTATCACTAAACATATTGCTAAACATGATGATTGAGGAGTTCATGTGAGCATTCTCTGAAACGGTTGAACATGCGACGCCGGTGGGGAGCCGGTCTTGGTTCTGGGAGGAACTTATGCAGAAAACATCGAAAGCCCTTTTGGGGCTGGCCACGGCGTTCGTCATGTCGTCGGCATTGCCCAATCTCGCCAAAGCCGATGAACTTACGCTGTGCTGGGCCGCATGGGACCCCGCCAATGCACTTGTTGAGCTCTCGAAAGACTTCACCGCCAAGACAGGCACGCAGATGAAGTTCGAGTTCGTTCCCTGGACGAGCTACGCCGATCGCTTCCTTAACGAGCTGAATTCGCATGGCAAGCTCTGCGACCTCATCATCGGCGACAGCCAGTGGATCGGTGGCTCGGCCGAGAACGGCCACTACGTCAAGCTGAACGACTTCTTCGACAAGGAAGGCATCAAGATGGATGACTTCGTGCCGGCGACGGTCGTCGGCTACTCGGAGTGGCCGAAGAACACGCCGAACTATTGGGCGCTGCCCGCCATGGGCGACGTCGTCGGCTGGACCTACCGCAAGGACTGGTTCGAAAAACCGGAACTCCAGAAGGAATTCAAGGCGAAATACGGCCACGATCTCGCAGCCCCGAAGACCTATGACGAGTTGAAGCACATCGCCGAGTTCTTCCAGAAGCGTGAGATCGACGGCAAGACCGTCTATGGCGCCTCGATCTATACCGAACGCGGCTCCGAAGGCATCACCATGGGCGTGACCAACGTCCTTTACGACTGGGGCTTCCAGTACGACAACCCCAAGAAGCCTTACGAGATGGAAGGCTTCGTCAACTCGGACGACGCGGTCAAGGGCCTCGAATTCTACAAGTCGCTCTATGACTGCTGCACGCCGCCCGGCAGCTCCAACGTCTACATGGTCGAATCCGCCGACGCCTTTAAATCCGGCCAGGTCGCCATGCAGATGAACTTCGCCTTCACCTGGCCCGGCCTCTACAAGGACGAGAAGGTCGGCGGCGACAGGATCGGCTTCTTCCCCAATCCGGCGGAGAAGGCGCATTTCGCCCAGCTCGGCGGTCAGGGCATCTCGGTGGTCTCCTATTCCGACAAGCGTGAAGCCGCACTGAGTTATATCAAGTGGTTCGCACAGCCCGAGGTGCAGGCCAAGTGGTGGGAACTCGGCGGCTTCTCCTGCCTGAATTCGGTCGTCAACGCGCCTGATTTCGCCAAGAGCCAGCCCTATGCC from Rhizobium lentis carries:
- a CDS encoding sensor histidine kinase, whose amino-acid sequence is MCNSSGDADGLIHILYIDDDEGLALLMQKNLARRGFSVEWARNGAAGLARLGEGGIDAVVLDHLLSGEVGLDILPCITDMPDHPPVIYATGSDDTGIAVAALKAGADDYMLKGISADYFDLLAAALEQALERARFRRETAQAQEVIRQQRDLAEMLLAEVNHRIANSLGLVGALIRMQSSMTKDQVAIDALHETQMRINAIASVHRRLYTNRQVGSVQVDEYLNSLLTELEASMRDDKRPHRIVLSAAPINLATDKVITLGLIVSELVTNAFKYAYPDSVSGEIRVLVYRTEEALHVIVEDDGAGFDPESPAQGTGLGTRILTAMAASLKSDFAYDPGHDGTRARLMFSLQDGK
- a CDS encoding MFS transporter, producing the protein MTTAETSEQGQEAANGRQAKIVALVVAVSFFMQILDGTIVATSLPQMAASFNVQPVSMSIGITVYMLTMAAFIPLSGWLGDRFGARRVFLVSIGVFTGASLFCGLSGSLTEFVLWRALQGAGSALMTPVGGIIVLKNARKSELVQAIALITWPALTAPVVGPLLGGFITTYASWHWNFLINIPIGIIGMGLVLRFVPEQRETDPGRLDFFGFILSAAGLTFLLAALELSVKWEGGLWPVLSMLAAGIVLSIMATRHFLATDNPLLDLSAFRVQTFSMSTLSAGTACRTAINATPFLLPLLFQLGFGLSSIAAGTYLLVYFLGNFSMKAVTTPLLRYFGFRTVLGINGLIAALSIVACGFLTPDTPPFFMHALLFLAGLSRSMEFTALNTLAFADIGPAQRSSASTLSSMLQQVSMLLGVAVAAAVLNISSALRGADNLALADFRWAFVVVGAMGIVSSLRFLQLPKEAGAEVSGHRKFQQN
- a CDS encoding ABC transporter substrate-binding protein, producing MQKTSKALLGLATAFVMSSALPNLAKADELTLCWAAWDPANALVELSKDFTAKTGTQMKFEFVPWTSYADRFLNELNSHGKLCDLIIGDSQWIGGSAENGHYVKLNDFFDKEGIKMDDFVPATVVGYSEWPKNTPNYWALPAMGDVVGWTYRKDWFEKPELQKEFKAKYGHDLAAPKTYDELKHIAEFFQKREIDGKTVYGASIYTERGSEGITMGVTNVLYDWGFQYDNPKKPYEMEGFVNSDDAVKGLEFYKSLYDCCTPPGSSNVYMVESADAFKSGQVAMQMNFAFTWPGLYKDEKVGGDRIGFFPNPAEKAHFAQLGGQGISVVSYSDKREAALSYIKWFAQPEVQAKWWELGGFSCLNSVVNAPDFAKSQPYAQAFLDSMAIVKDFWAEPSYASLLQAMQKRVHNYVVAGNGTAKEALDGLVKDWSDIFKDDGKI